In Carya illinoinensis cultivar Pawnee chromosome 9, C.illinoinensisPawnee_v1, whole genome shotgun sequence, the following are encoded in one genomic region:
- the LOC122277740 gene encoding cytochrome c6, chloroplastic, whose product MQLLSSISVSTSCNNGVNSLSAQVNVKKEVQNPVPKKQHQLKYFKSLVPPLMAAIVTLSPLCNTPVSLGQTIDVQRGASLFRRACIGCHVGGGNIIQPGATLFTKDLQRNGVEAEEEIYNVTYYGKGRMPGFGENCTPRGQCTFGARLQEEEIKLLAKFVKLQADQGWPNIEESSED is encoded by the exons ATGCAGCTTTTATCTTCGATCTCTGTCTCCACGAGCTGCAACAATGGTGTCAATTCACTCTCAGCACAG GTAAATGTGAAGAAAGAAGTACAGAACCCAGTTCCGAAAAAGCAGCATCAGTTGAAGTATTTCAAGAGCTTGGTTCCACCTCTAATGGCTGCAATCGTTACCTTATCTCCACTCTGCAATACCCCAG TTTCACTAGGACAAACCATAGATGTGCAAAGAGGAGCTTCATTGTTTCGTCGAGCCTGCATTGGCTGTCATGTTGGAGGCGGAAATATAATCCAACCT GGTGCAACACTTTTTACAAAAGATCTTCAGAG AAATGGAGTAGAGGCagaagaggagatttacaatGTGACATACTATGGCAAGGGAAGAATGCCA GGCTTTGGTGAGAATTGCACTCCAAGGGGCCAATGCACATTTGGAGCCCGTTTGCAGGAAGAAGAGATCAAGCTTTTGGCCAAGTTTGTCAAGTTACAGGCTGATCAAGGATGGCCAAATATAGAAGAAAGTAGCGAAGATTGA